From the Thermodesulfovibrio thiophilus DSM 17215 genome, the window ATCTAAAGAAAGTTCCAGACATAGAAACAATAGAGTTAAAAATTAATAGTCTTCTTCAGGAGTATTTCCCTGAGACGGAAATTTTTATTGAACCTGGAAGGGCTGTGATAGGAGATGCAGGGGTTTTTGTGTCAAAAATAATTGGAAAAGCAAAGCGAGGCAATGAGAACTGGCTTTATATTGATGTGGGGGTTTTTAATGGATTGATGGAGAGCATTGGAGGTATAAGATATCAGTATATTGTCGGAAGCCGATTGGAAGAAAAAGAATGGACTGTAGCTGGACCAAGCTGTGATAGCATGGATGTTCTTGATAAATCCGTGCTATTATCTGAGCCAGATGTTGGTAGTCTAATTCTTATACTTTCTGCTGGAGCCTATACAATATCCTATGCATCTGAATTTAATGGTTTTTCAATTCCAAAAACTTTTTTAATTTAGGAGGATTGCTATGATTAAATTTTTTGAACAGGACCCTTATGCACCGATAAAGTATGTATACAATGTGGACAATATCCTATACAAAGCTAAAAGCAAGTTTCAGGATATAATGGTTTTAGAAAATTCTTATTTTGGGAAAATTCTTGTTCTTGACGGAGTTGTCCAGCTTACTGAAAGAGATGAGTTCATTTATCATGAGATGTTAACTCATGTTTTAATGCATGCTCATCCAGATGCCAGGACTGTTGCTGTTATAGGAGGTGGCGATGGTGGAGCTGTTAGAGAGGTTCTAAAGCATGACAGTGTTAAAAAATTATATTTTATCGAAATTGACGAAGAGGTTGTAAATGTTTCAAAAAAATTTTTCCCAACTGTGTCATCTTCAGTAGATGATCTGAGAGTAGAGTTAAGGTGTATGGATGGAGCAGAATTTATAAAAGAGATGAAGAATGCTCTTGATGTTATAATTGTCGATTCAACTGATATTATAGGTTTTGCAAAAAGTCTGTTTACAGTGGAGTTTTTTAAGTCAGTGAGGGATGCTCTTACTGAAACCGGAATGTTTGTTACACTTTCTGAATCTCTTATTTTCCATAAAGACCTTGTTTATGAAGTACAGAATGCGATGAAGCTTATATTCCCGATAGTAGACCTTTATACTGCAAGCATAGCTACATATGCAGGAAACTGGTGGAGCTTTTCTGTTGGCTCAAAATCATTAGATCCGAGACAGATCAGAAAAAATGTAACAGTTAATACAAAACTTTATACCTCTGACTTGCACAGATCATGTTTTTTACCAGCTGACATATATAAAAAACTCTTAAATAAAGAACTTATCTGGTAACCTGTTGACTTTTTTTAGACTTGAATGATAATTTTAGAATATTAGCACTTAAGTATGAGGAGTGCTAAAATGAAAAATATAATAATGGATGAAAGAACAAAACGAGTATTATATGCAGTAGTGGAAAGCTATATTGAAAAGCCTGAACCTGTGGGTTCTCGTTATATAATGAAGAAATATGGTTTTGATGTGTGCCCGGCTACAATAAGAAATATAATGTCTGATTTGGAAGATGCGGGATTACTGTTTCAGCCTCATGCTTCAGCAGGCAGGATTCCAACCGATACAGCTTATAGATTATATGTTGACTATATATTTGAAGAAGTTCTGTCTTATCAATCAAATGAGATTAAAAAATTTATAGAAAATTTGACAAAGAAGTTGAAAAGATTGAAAAACAATATGAATTTACTTTTTGTGGAAACTACTCAGAGTTTGTCTCAGATTAGTAAATATCTCGGTTTGGCTTTTTTACCATCACCAGACAAGACAGCTCTGCATCGAGTTGATTTTATAAAATTTAAAGATGACCTTGTAATAGCTGTTGTTGTAAATGATAAAGGTATTGTGAAAAATAAAATTATAAAAACCTATCCAGAAATAACCCAGCATGAGCTCAACAGTCTCGCAGACTTTGTTAACAGCAACTATCATGGGAAAGCTATTGACGAAATAAGAGAAGACTTAATTAAAAGAATAAAAAGAGAAAAGATTTTCTGGGATAAATTGATATCAAAAATTTTCAAGATGTGTCAGGAAGCATTATATTTTTCTCAGGAAGACGTGTATGTATCGGGTCTTTACCATATAATGCATCTTCCGGATTTTTCTGATATTGAAAAACTCAGGGAAGTAACGAAGACATTACAGGATCAACATCTTTTAGTAAAACTTTTTGAAAATATCTCACAGGACAATGAAGTTAAGGTAATAATAGGGCAGGAGAATCCTGTGGAGGAATTCAGAAACTTCAGTATAATTGCTTCTCCATACAGGGAAAAAGATAAATCAGCAGGTATTATTGCACTTGTAGGACCAAAGAGAATGAACTATCAACGAGCAATTATGTTAATTGATGCATTTGCAAGGTCATTAACCAGAACATTATCAGATTAGGAGGTATTTGATATGGAAGAAATAAAAAAAGATATATCCAATGAACAAGAAAAAGAGGAACTCTCCTATGAGGGTTCAGCTCTTGAAGATAAACCGAGAGATGTTGTGGAAAATCTTCAGAATGAGTTAAATCAGCAAAAAGAGAAATATCTTAGATTGTATGCTGAATTTGAAAATTACAAAAGAATGGTCCAAAAAGAAAGAGAGGAATTGATAAATTATGCAAATGAAAAATTGATCAAAGATCTTCTTCCTGTTATAGATAATTTTGAGTTAGCTATCAAACACTCAGTTGGTGAATTGAATTCTAGTTGGCTTGAAAGCATGAAACAAGGCATTGAAAATACATTGAAAGAATTTTTGCGTATATTAGAAAAGTATGGAGTTAAACCAATTGAAACAGTAGGACAGCTTTTTAATCCTGAAGTTCATCATGCTGTCTCTACATTTGAAACAGAAGATATGGATGATAATATAATCGTTGAAGAGTTGCGTAAAGGATATTTATACAAAGATAAACTGTTAAGAGAACCGCTTGTCACTGTTTCTAAAAAACCGAAACCGTCTTCAGAGTCTGAAACTTCGCACCCGTCGGGTGCTGAGGATGAAAAAAATTAAAAGGAGGATTAACCATGGGTAAAGTTATCGGAATAGACCTCGGAACAACGAATTCAGTTGTAGCAGTTGTTGTTGGTGGAGAACCGGTTGTTATACCAAATCAGGAAGGACAGAGAACAACACCATCTGTAGTTGCCTTTACTGATAAAGGTGAAAGGCTTGTTGGACAGGTTGCAAAAAGGCAGTCAATAACAAATCCTGAAAACACTATTTTTTCAATAAAGAGATTAATGGGAAGAAAATATAATTCCAGGGAAGTTCAGGAAGCAAAAAAGAGACTGCCTTATAAGATTGTTGAAGCATCAAATGGAGATGCTCATGTTGAGATAATGGGCAAAATGTACTCTCCACCTGAAATCTCTGCAATGATACTTCAAAAACTAAAACAGGCTGCAGAAGACTATCTCGGAGAGACAGTAACAGAGGCAGTTATTACTGTTCCGGCATATTTTGATGACAGTCAGCGTCAGGCAACAAAGGATGCGGGAAGAATTGCTGGTCTTAATGTGCTCAGAATAATAAATGAACCTACTGCTGCAGCTTTAGCTTACGGTCTTGAAAAAAAGAAAGAGGAAAAAATAGCGGTATATGATTTAGGTGGTGGAACTTTTGATATCTCTATTCTTGAGATTGCAGAAGGTGTCATTGAAGTGAAATCTACCAATGGAGATACCTTTCTTGGTGGTGATGATTTTGATATAAAAATTATGGACTGGATTATCGATGAGTTTAAAAAACAGGAAGGTATTGACCTGAGAAAAGACAGGATGGCTCTTCAGAGGCTTAAAGAGGCTGCAGAAAGAGCCAAGATAGAGCTCAGCTCTGCAATGGAAACAGAGATAAATCTTCCATTTATTACTGCAGATGCATCAGGACCAAAGCATCTTCTAATGAAACTAAGTCGTGCTAAATTAGAACAGCTTGTTGATGATTTAATTCAAAGAACTCTTGAACCGTGTAAAAAGGCTCTCTCTGATGCAGGATTATCTCAAAATCAGATAAATGAGGTTATTCTTGTTGGTGGTCAAACAAGAACACCAAAAGTTCAGAAAGTTGTTGAGGAGTTCTTTGGGAAAGAACCTCATAAAGGAGTTAATCCAGACGAGGTGGTGGCTGTTGGAGCTGCAATTCAGGGAGCAATTCTAAAAGGAGAGGTAAAGGAAGTTCTGCTTCTTGATGTTACACCTCTTTCACTTGGAATTGAAACATTAGGTGGTGTTTTCACAAAGATTATTGAGCGTAACACAACCATACCTACCAAGAAGTCCCAGATATTTACAACTGCAGCTGATAATCAGACAGCTGTGACAATAAAGGTTTATCAGGGTGAAAGAGAAATGGCTGCAGACAATAAACTTCTTGGAGTATTTGAACTTGTTGGAATTCCTCCTGCTCCCAGAGGTGTTCCCCAGATTGAGGTTACATTCGATATAGATGCAAATGGAATTATTCATGTTTCTGCAAAAGATCTTGCAACAGGTAAAGAGCAGTCAATCAGAATCACCGCTTCAAGCGGTCTTTCAGAGGAAGAGATTAAAAAAATGGTTAGAGAAGCTGAGGCTCATGCAGAGGAAGACAGGCGCAAGAAACAGCTTGCAGAGGCTAAAAACGAGGCTGATAACATGATTTATACAGTTGAGAAAACTCTAAGCGAGATGGGTGATAAAATTTCTGATGATGAGAAAAAGAGAATCCAAGAAGCACTGGAAAAATGTCGTCAGATTAAAGATACAAGCAGTGATATAAATGAAATAAAATCTGCCACAGAAGAACTTGCGAAGGCTTCACACAGAATTGCAGAGGAGCTTTATAAAAAAGCAGGTGCTTCACAGCCAGGGGCTGGTCCTTCTTCAGAAGCCAAAAAAGAGGAAGATGTAATAGAAGCTGAGGTCGAGGATAAGGATAATAAATGAAAGACTACTATAGCATTCTTGGAGTAAGCCGGGATGCCTCACCGGAAGAAATCAAAAGGGCGTTCCGGCGCCTTGCAAGAAAATATCATCCTGATTTAAATCATGGCAATAAGGAATCAGAAGAAAAATTCAAGGAACTAAATGAAGCATACTCATGCCTTAGTGATCCTGAGCGACGGGCAAACTATGACAGATATGGTACAGCAGAAGGACCTGCCGGGAATGGCTATGGTTTTGAAACAACATTCACAGATATCTTCGAAGACATTTTTGAAGGCTTTTTTGGAAGCTTTGGATTTAAGAAAAATAGACCCTCAAAGGGTGCTGATTTAAGATATGACCTTACAATTACTCTAGAGGAAGCTGCCTTTGGTGTGGAAAAGACAATTAAATTTCCTCGATGGGAACAATGTCAAACATGCAATGGTTCTGGGATAAAACCTGGAACAGAGCCAATTGTATGTCCATCCTGTGGTGGTAGTGGGCATATAAGATATAATCAGGGCTTTTTCTCTGTTTCAAAAACCTGTTTAAAATGTGGTGGGAAGGGAAAAATTATTAAAGATCCCTGCACGGATTGTTCTGGCGCAGGCAAAATAAGAGTAGACAGGGAGTTATCAATTAAAATTCCTCCGGGGGTTGATACAGGTAGCAAGCTTAAAATAAGTGGTGAAGGTGAAATTGGAGAATTCGGAGGACCTCATGGAGATCTTTATATTTTCATAAATGTGAAAGAACATGATATTTTCAAAAGAGAGGGACAAAATCTTTATTGTTCTGCTCCAGTATCTTTTGTTAAAGCAGTTTTTGGTGGAGAAATTGAAGTTCCCACTCTTGATGGAAAAGAAAAAATAGAAATCCCAGCAGGTACTCCATCTGGTAGAGTTTTTAAAATTAAAGGCAAGGGGCTTCCAAGAGTTGGTAGCAGTCATAGAGGAGATCAAATTGTAACAGTTTATATTGAAGTTCCTAAAAAACTTACAGAACGTCAGAGAGAGTTGCTTGAAGAATTCGCTCAAGTATCAGGAGAAGAAATAAAAAAAAGTTCCAGAGGTTTAAAAGATAAGTTAAAAGATATATTCTCAATGTAAAACTGAATATGCAAAAAAATAAAACTATCTTCCTTTTTCTCATCTGTTTGACTTTTATAATGAATGGCTGTTCTAACGAATCTGATAACAGCCAAATTAAAAAAGAACAACAAAGTTGTAATATTATTAAACTCTGGACAAGTCTTTATCCCCTTGAGCATTTTGCCAAATGGATAATCTCTAATGCAGAAATTCACAGTTTAATTCCTGCCCAGAGTGATCCTCACAATTTCGAACCTTCTCTGAAAGACATTCAGGAGCTTTATAACTCAAATATGGTTATCTATCTTGGAGATACTGATGTTGATAGATGGCTTGACAGAATAAAAAATGAACTGATGAAAAAGGGTGTTATAGTTATCAGGCTTCAGGATTATATTCCAATGAAAAACTATTTATCAGCCAATGAGATAGATCCACACGTATGGTTAGACCCTTTGTTGACATTAGAGATAATAAAAACAATAAAAAATGTGGCAGTACACTCTTTCCCGGATAAAAAAGATATATATGAACAGAATTTTTTAAAATATGAGGCAAAGCTCAGAGAACTTGATAATGATTTTAAACAAGCTCTGTCTAATTGTTCGCTGAGAGATGTAATTGTTACACATGAATTCTTAAACTATTTTAGTGTAAGATATGGATTAAATACTCGTTTTATTGTTCATGAACCTGAAGAAGAACTCTCTATAAAAAAAATTAAACAACTTAAAGACTTAATGAAACAAAACTCAATTAAATATGTTATTTCAGAGGTGGAAGGACAAAAAACTGCCAGAGCTTTAGCAGAAGAAACAAACGCGTTGATTTTAAACTTCAATACATTTCACATTAAAACCTCTCAGGATTATTTCCATGCAATGCGGGAAAATCTGAGAGTATTAAAAACTGCTTTAAATTGTAAATAATCATGAATGCTATTACACTATCAAATGTTGATTATTTCATCAATCACAGTTTCATACTTGAAGACATCAATCTTGAAATAAATGAAGGATGCTATCTTGGAATTATTGGACCAAATGGAGCAGGGAAAACAACACTGCTCAGGTTAATTTTAGGTATAATAAAACCTAACAGAGGACAGGTCTTACTCTACGGTCAAAACCCTGCAGATTATTTAAAAAAAGAATCAGTGGGATATCTTCCACAGAGAATATCTCAAACAATCTATGAATTTCCAATCACAGTTGAGGAGCTTGTTAGAAGCGGATATGACAAAATAAGCAAAGATAATTTTGAATGGGCACTGAATGTTTTCAGGATTTCTCAATTAAGAAAAAAAACAATGAGAGAACTTTCTGGTGGAGAACGTCAAAAAGCATTTCTTGCAAGAGCTATTGCCTCAAAACCAAGAATTCTTCTTCTTGATGAACCGACAACAGGTATAGACCCTAACTCAAGAGATGAATTACTTCAAATACTTGAAATTCTTAACAGAGATTTTTGTATTACAATTCTTACAGTTACTCATGATATAGGCACTTTTGCACATGAAGCA encodes:
- a CDS encoding metal ABC transporter ATP-binding protein codes for the protein MNAITLSNVDYFINHSFILEDINLEINEGCYLGIIGPNGAGKTTLLRLILGIIKPNRGQVLLYGQNPADYLKKESVGYLPQRISQTIYEFPITVEELVRSGYDKISKDNFEWALNVFRISQLRKKTMRELSGGERQKAFLARAIASKPRILLLDEPTTGIDPNSRDELLQILEILNRDFCITILTVTHDIGTFAHEARCILCLNRKVVCFGDPQKILKDEYMGMLYPEHTVFPHNHA
- the dnaK gene encoding molecular chaperone DnaK — its product is MGKVIGIDLGTTNSVVAVVVGGEPVVIPNQEGQRTTPSVVAFTDKGERLVGQVAKRQSITNPENTIFSIKRLMGRKYNSREVQEAKKRLPYKIVEASNGDAHVEIMGKMYSPPEISAMILQKLKQAAEDYLGETVTEAVITVPAYFDDSQRQATKDAGRIAGLNVLRIINEPTAAALAYGLEKKKEEKIAVYDLGGGTFDISILEIAEGVIEVKSTNGDTFLGGDDFDIKIMDWIIDEFKKQEGIDLRKDRMALQRLKEAAERAKIELSSAMETEINLPFITADASGPKHLLMKLSRAKLEQLVDDLIQRTLEPCKKALSDAGLSQNQINEVILVGGQTRTPKVQKVVEEFFGKEPHKGVNPDEVVAVGAAIQGAILKGEVKEVLLLDVTPLSLGIETLGGVFTKIIERNTTIPTKKSQIFTTAADNQTAVTIKVYQGEREMAADNKLLGVFELVGIPPAPRGVPQIEVTFDIDANGIIHVSAKDLATGKEQSIRITASSGLSEEEIKKMVREAEAHAEEDRRKKQLAEAKNEADNMIYTVEKTLSEMGDKISDDEKKRIQEALEKCRQIKDTSSDINEIKSATEELAKASHRIAEELYKKAGASQPGAGPSSEAKKEEDVIEAEVEDKDNK
- the speE gene encoding polyamine aminopropyltransferase, giving the protein MIKFFEQDPYAPIKYVYNVDNILYKAKSKFQDIMVLENSYFGKILVLDGVVQLTERDEFIYHEMLTHVLMHAHPDARTVAVIGGGDGGAVREVLKHDSVKKLYFIEIDEEVVNVSKKFFPTVSSSVDDLRVELRCMDGAEFIKEMKNALDVIIVDSTDIIGFAKSLFTVEFFKSVRDALTETGMFVTLSESLIFHKDLVYEVQNAMKLIFPIVDLYTASIATYAGNWWSFSVGSKSLDPRQIRKNVTVNTKLYTSDLHRSCFLPADIYKKLLNKELIW
- a CDS encoding metal ABC transporter solute-binding protein, Zn/Mn family; amino-acid sequence: MNGCSNESDNSQIKKEQQSCNIIKLWTSLYPLEHFAKWIISNAEIHSLIPAQSDPHNFEPSLKDIQELYNSNMVIYLGDTDVDRWLDRIKNELMKKGVIVIRLQDYIPMKNYLSANEIDPHVWLDPLLTLEIIKTIKNVAVHSFPDKKDIYEQNFLKYEAKLRELDNDFKQALSNCSLRDVIVTHEFLNYFSVRYGLNTRFIVHEPEEELSIKKIKQLKDLMKQNSIKYVISEVEGQKTARALAEETNALILNFNTFHIKTSQDYFHAMRENLRVLKTALNCK
- the dnaJ gene encoding molecular chaperone DnaJ — translated: MKDYYSILGVSRDASPEEIKRAFRRLARKYHPDLNHGNKESEEKFKELNEAYSCLSDPERRANYDRYGTAEGPAGNGYGFETTFTDIFEDIFEGFFGSFGFKKNRPSKGADLRYDLTITLEEAAFGVEKTIKFPRWEQCQTCNGSGIKPGTEPIVCPSCGGSGHIRYNQGFFSVSKTCLKCGGKGKIIKDPCTDCSGAGKIRVDRELSIKIPPGVDTGSKLKISGEGEIGEFGGPHGDLYIFINVKEHDIFKREGQNLYCSAPVSFVKAVFGGEIEVPTLDGKEKIEIPAGTPSGRVFKIKGKGLPRVGSSHRGDQIVTVYIEVPKKLTERQRELLEEFAQVSGEEIKKSSRGLKDKLKDIFSM
- the grpE gene encoding nucleotide exchange factor GrpE; this translates as MEEIKKDISNEQEKEELSYEGSALEDKPRDVVENLQNELNQQKEKYLRLYAEFENYKRMVQKEREELINYANEKLIKDLLPVIDNFELAIKHSVGELNSSWLESMKQGIENTLKEFLRILEKYGVKPIETVGQLFNPEVHHAVSTFETEDMDDNIIVEELRKGYLYKDKLLREPLVTVSKKPKPSSESETSHPSGAEDEKN
- the hrcA gene encoding heat-inducible transcriptional repressor HrcA — protein: MKNIIMDERTKRVLYAVVESYIEKPEPVGSRYIMKKYGFDVCPATIRNIMSDLEDAGLLFQPHASAGRIPTDTAYRLYVDYIFEEVLSYQSNEIKKFIENLTKKLKRLKNNMNLLFVETTQSLSQISKYLGLAFLPSPDKTALHRVDFIKFKDDLVIAVVVNDKGIVKNKIIKTYPEITQHELNSLADFVNSNYHGKAIDEIREDLIKRIKREKIFWDKLISKIFKMCQEALYFSQEDVYVSGLYHIMHLPDFSDIEKLREVTKTLQDQHLLVKLFENISQDNEVKVIIGQENPVEEFRNFSIIASPYREKDKSAGIIALVGPKRMNYQRAIMLIDAFARSLTRTLSD